The Grus americana isolate bGruAme1 chromosome 24, bGruAme1.mat, whole genome shotgun sequence sequence CCGATAGGATTAAGGCGCTGGAGTCATGTGAAACCGAGACCCAAATTAAATCCCGAGAGACCAAGCTCAGGATTTAAAATACACAGCGGGAATTTGGCCgggaaaattaaaaaccacccaaaaccccTAAGAAACTCAGAAAAAGGTCGAGGAGCACCTTGGCGATGCGACGCAGTCACCcggcttttttaaaaattttttttgttgttgttgttttttgtttttttctttccttaactCTGACTATTTATAAACGGGCAGATAGGAGATGCCGGGCTGTGGAGCGGCGTCCGTTGGGAAAATCCACAGTGGCTTTTCTCACGAccctggggtgggaagggggggggggggtagaaAGTGCTGTATCCTCCGGAGAGGccaaatttgggaaaaaaattaaaaaaaaaaaaaaaaaaataatacgtGACTTTGCTATAGATAGAAACGCGGTTTAACCCCTTGGTGTAGGAGAAGGCGGCGGCGATGGGATGGGGACGAGGACACCGAGCATCatcccttgttttgctttttcctgtcCCAATCCCATATGGAccctcaaaaaaagaaaaaaaaaagaaagaaaaaaagggaaaaaaagggaaaaaaaagaaaaaagaaaaaaaaaagaaaaaagaaaaaaaggaaaaaaaaggaaaaaggaaaaaagccacctATTTTGGGctcaaaaatgtctttctgcTGCGTTTTTGTGCTCTCGGTCCATATAGCATCATGTCCCAGGACTCGGGAGTGAGGGgttatttttgggggggaagtGGTGTTCCATCACGTCCCCATGCAAATTTACATCGTCGGGACACGGCGAAGGAGCATCCCGGTGGGATTTAAGGACGGAGCGACCACAGCGCCTCACCCCAATGCCCTTTAACttttataatggaaataataaaaaaaacccccaaaaccaaaaaaaaaaaaaaccaaaccaaccccatcCCTCAAGGAGCAAAACCCAGCGGCTCCGGGAGCGGGGACCCCCACCCAGTGTCCCGCCGGGGAGGAAACGCCGCTGCCATTGTTTTTTGGGGCCGTTTCCTTTCCCCAAAGGCCTCTCCTTCGCCGGGAACGCCAAGGGGACGTTTCCCTTCGGAGCAGCCGTggcttttccaaaaaaaaaacaacccaaaaccccaaaaacccccaaccaacaaaccaaacctcaAATATGGTTggaaatttgggggggggggggggggaaggagggaaaccCCCCCGTTGAGTGTCGTCGCCCCAAAACCAGCCAGGATAAACTCAAAGTGCCGGAAAACGAGGGAGGGAACAGGTTTTTATcatggggaaaagaagaaaaatttgatttttttttttctgcccgACGCCACGTGGGGAGGTGAATTATCGGCTCCGACGTACCggggtccccagggtgcccccccaatGGGGTGGTTTTCAGTTTGGGGGTGTCGGCAGCTCCAAGGAGCTTTTCCCCGGGGGACCCAGATTTCAGGGCACCCCAAGGAGGGGACGGGGGGTGGGTTGGGGGGGACCGAGGGCACGGAGAGGGGCCGGTGGGTGCTGTGTGCCCCCCCCGGTACCCCCGCATCCCGCCCGGTGCCCCCCTAAAGCTCCCCGGGGTCCTGCCCGGTGCTCCTCGGCTCCGGTCCCTCTTGCTGGATGCCCCCCGGCTGCTCCACGCCCTGCCCGGTGACCCCCCCCGTACCCCAGGGTCCTGCccggtgaccccccccccagctcctccacgCCCTGCCCGGTGCGTCCCGGTTCTCCTGCCTCTTGCcgggtgccccccgccccgtacCCTCGCTTCCCGTGCGACTCGACGGGTGCCCCCCCCGGTACCGCCGGGTCCTGCccagtgacacccccccccccagcttcccCGCGTCCCGCCCGGGCTGCTCCGGCCGCCGTGCGTCTTGTCCGGTGCCCCCCCCGGCTCCCGTGCATCCCGCCCGGTGCCCCCCCAGCGCGCTCCGGTCCCCCCGGGTCCCGCCGGCTGCCTCCCGGCCGGtgccccccgccctgcccgatgccccccccccgcccccggtgCTCACCCAGCAGCGCAGCCAGCGCCAGCGCGGCCCGGGGCAGCGCGCCCATGGCCGGAGCCGCAGCCGCAGCAGGTgccggggccgcgccgggcggggggggaacggaccgggggggggggggggggggcggaccGGGGGGGCGTGCCCCGCAGGTGGGGGCGGGGCCTATAGAAGGGGCGGGGTCTGtgcagggggcggggcctctccccagctcacggcgggggggtcccagccccaagCAGTGTGGgggtgtcgtgtccccccccggggGTCCAAAgcagcccccccagccgtgAATACCAGCCCTGCACCAACACATTTGTGATGATTAATTATTTGGCTTATTAATTATGATAGTGGGGTTATTAATTATGACATTGGGGTAAATATTATAGGGGTATAAGGGGGGGACCCCCCAGGGAGGCGGGGGGACCCCCAGCCACATCCCTCCCGCTCTGGCATGGCCAAGCATCCCCTGCCCAAGGGCAGTTGGATAAACACCTTAATCCctaaacacaaattaaaaaaaataaattaaaacaccCAAAAAAGGCCATTTTGGAACCCACGCCTCCAGGCCCCCGGTTTGGGGGAGCCCCGGGATGAATCCTTCCCGGCTCGGCCGAGGTCAGTCTGGTCCTCGATCCAACCGGGGTCAGACCTCAAAGCACCAGCGGAGAGATTAGACGCTGgcggaggagggaggaggaggaggagcaggaggaaggggggaatTAATCCCTTCTCGCCCTCGTCTCCCCCCGTAAATCCCGCCTGGCCGCTGGGATTGCAGGATCCGGGCTCGGGGAGTGACCTGGCCAGATCCCACCGGGCTCTCCCGGTTCCCCTGCCCGCAGCCTCACCTCCTGGTCCAGCCAACGCTGCTTCTGGGCTCCCGGCAGAGGCTCTTTGGGGTAGCGCACCCTATTTTGGGGCGATTTACCCTATTTTGAgcactgggagcagagggggagatctcctcctcttcctctctccatcaTCTCAGGGTTCAGCCACATCCGAAGGCGACACCGACCCCCCGCCGGGCAGCGGTCCTCGTGTTTTCAGGTTTGAGGCAGCTCCGTGGGGAAGGAAACCGGCTCCCGCAGCgctcaccccacccccccacccccccgtaaaataaatcaattaaaCATTTCTCGCCATAACGACCCCTGGAACAAAGCCCCGGTGGAAATATcccaggaaaaaaccctccgCGCCCCCCTAAAATTCCTGCCtcgaggaggagaaagagaggtgCCGCAGCCTGTACGTGTTTGCTTGATTTTATTAGGACCGACACATTCATCGTATGTCACAACTTCACCGATCGATgagctttagaaaataaaaaaacaaccaaaaccgCCAGCGCCAGCCAGCAAGATAATGGGGCTTATATAGTAACACGTCTGAAAAAGGCATTAAATGCatcctcccccatccccatgtccccccgtccccatgtcccccccccaaaatcccccttCCCCATTCTCACAGCTTTGATTGTATCCATAAGCATGgttcaacaaaaataaaaatttaaaaaaaaaaaaaagtgtttcccagctgccagGTAATTCTCACAAAGAGGTTAACTAGAactcaggggggaaaaaaaaaaaaagacccaaaacaaaataaaaagaaaaataaaaaggccaggaattattttaatgttaaaaaataaaataaaataaaagcagatatgGCAACGCTACTAGTAAAGTGGAATACATCACAGAAACCAAAGTCTTTTTTGCAGGCAACACTGTTTGGAGAGAGGAGAACACTTGACGGGTGAAAAAAGTGAAGTTCTAAATTATATACAATAGTATCTAAGGGTGGCTTTGAAAAACAGTCTCCTTTAATGTGATTCAAGGTTTAACTTGCCGTTATCTATTGCTTATTTATTCAGATCCATAATAACACTTAAGAGAGAGACGGATGCGTAAAAATGAGACACCGTGGaataaagaaaaaccaaaaaaaccagctttttgTATGAAAACACCACGTGTACGTGCTTGTCCAATGTGGAATGTACCTACAGTCGTTTCACGGGCCGGGGGCTTCTCCTCGCCGCGCCGCTCCGGTAGGAAAACCGGCCGGTCCATCCGGCAAGAGAGCCGGGACGCGCTTTGCTTGCTGGGGATGAGCTCGCGGGAAGCGCCCCACAAGCCTCTTTTCACCCCAAAACTCGTTTCCAGGCGGAAGAGTCCGACTTGCCCAGCTGTGAACGGACAGGATCCGAAAGCGTCTGGTAGCGAGATGGAAAAAAGGGGCGGAAAGCCCTAATCCTTATGAAGGACGAGACTCAGTTGTTAAATTTTAAGGGGTATCCGATGGCTTTTTCCAGGCACTCTACCAAAGAGCCGGCGGAAAGAAAATCCCTCTCCACTTCCACAAATTTGATGTAGATGGATTTGGGCGACACGCCGGGCTCTACGACGCAGTTCTGAGATAAAAAGGCGTTGATCCCGACCCAATCTTTGCTGAAGGTTTTGGTGTTTGCCTGAAAGTGTAAAAACAGGCACTGCTGGAGAGTCCGGACCTCGGCGATGCCGAGGTAACAGTAGATAATCCGGGCGGATTCCATATCCACCCGGAGGGAGGCTTGAGGAGAAGGGACCTCCAGCTCCCCCTGAGTCTCGCTGCCGGGATCGGGCCCCCTGTGCTCGGCGAGAGGGGAGGGGGGTTTCTCGTGGCACTCTTCGTAACCGATGGCGTACAAGCCGGGGCTTTTGGGGATCCCTCCCGGTAATAAATACTGAACGACGTTTCCTCCGGTGGGTTTGGAGTGAGCGATGGGTATCCAGTCGATCTCCATGTGCAGCTCGAGGCACCTGGCTTCGCTAATGGTGATCTCCAGGAATTTATAATAAACgtttttccagttcattttcTGCACTCTGGTCATGATAACCCGACCCTCCGGTTTTTCCGAGTTGAAATATTCCCGGAGCCGTTTGCCGAGGGGTACCTGCGAGCTGATCTCCGCGTAGTGGTAACGGATATCCTCCTTCCAGCGGGTGTTGTAACCGATGCCGAAAATGGCCAGTTTGTTAGAAAGATGGAGCCTGGAGAAGTCCGTCCAGCTCTGAAACAGCTCCCACTTCAACTGGACCGACTCCAAGATTTGCATAATATTCTGCATGACGTCACGCTTcctggaaattaaaaaacacGGAGAGAAGGATAAAGGCATCAGTTAACTGGAGCTGCAAAACCATCCTGGCAAACGCACCGACTTTCGGGAAACAGGAATCCCTGCCGGCTTTCTTGGCTGCTTTTGGGCAATGGGTATTTTCTTACTGCATATGTCCTCCCCTAGCAACATATATATTACTAGGGGAGGTTACGGATTATAACACCACCTTGATAGTTGTTTTGGTgggcttttttaaattaaactgacatggtttaggcccagccggcagctgagcgccacgcaccactcgctcacccctcccccggcaggatggggaggagaacaacatgggaaaaacaacggcaaagcctcgaaggttgggataagggcagtttactgggacagcaagggagagggaaacaatcaacaacagcactgataacagatattcacaacaGGTgagaacagagaacaatttacccaTCCACCGACCGACTGACCAGACACTCAGCCTGTCCAGGAACCACACCGAACGCGCCGCCCCCCcactgcccgactagccccccttttttggtgagcatgatgtcccatggtatggaatagcccccggccagcttggctcacctgtcctggctccttgtgaaattaactctgtccttgccagaaccaggacattatccaccccttattccataccatctacatcatgcccagattatttcacagacaccatTCTCTTACTCCATGGGCCATCGCTCTAAAGTGTCCATCGAGTTCActtagtccatggctttgggttccatctgccattacagtctctcagagcaggaacaatggcacgtgctgctggattgttgcacgctgcatccAGAGATTTTCACGGCCggtgtatctggtatggtccatgATTGCAGTCTGGACATCAAAGATGTGACTttcgatgaagttcctgggcaccagttgaagtcagttctagttccaaagtCCAAAGTTCCAAAGTTCCAAAACCCAacttttgggtgattcttatggtcataccattgatacagtatatagctattaatatcatac is a genomic window containing:
- the MSANTD2 gene encoding myb/SANT-like DNA-binding domain-containing protein 2 isoform X1; this translates as MAASCGSSQLPAAEPPLKIPKMEVLSPGSPGALSDGNPSLSDPSTPSGASPLGPGPGPAAGGAGLGGGGGGGAGGRGGASPSVSFSPGGAAAAAAAAACRGMSWTPAETNALIAVWGNERLVEARYQQLEGAGTVFGSKAPGPAMYERVSRALAELGYERTPSQCRERIKTLRRCYSRVKEHGVGKRKSSYTFEQLEQVFGQGGWDSQPCQPVLINSSGLYQELESDGSTMEEYSQEDWGNHSQDLHCYQTGEQELDEMPTTKRTLKIKQESSEDTQKRDVMQNIMQILESVQLKWELFQSWTDFSRLHLSNKLAIFGIGYNTRWKEDIRYHYAEISSQVPLGKRLREYFNSEKPEGRVIMTRVQKMNWKNVYYKFLEITISEARCLELHMEIDWIPIAHSKPTGGNVVQYLLPGGIPKSPGLYAIGYEECHEKPPSPLAEHRGPDPGSETQGELEVPSPQASLRVDMESARIIYCYLGIAEVRTLQQCLFLHFQANTKTFSKDWVGINAFLSQNCVVEPGVSPKSIYIKFVEVERDFLSAGSLVECLEKAIGYPLKFNN
- the MSANTD2 gene encoding myb/SANT-like DNA-binding domain-containing protein 2 isoform X3, with translation MYVHFRNPGAGVELDTGRNRGASQETELVRNAKYTLRRCYSRVKEHGVGKRKSSYTFEQLEQVFGQGGWDSQPCQPVLINSSGLYQELESDGSTMEEYSQEDWGNHSQDLHCYQTGEQELDEMPTTKRTLKIKQESSEDTQKRDVMQNIMQILESVQLKWELFQSWTDFSRLHLSNKLAIFGIGYNTRWKEDIRYHYAEISSQVPLGKRLREYFNSEKPEGRVIMTRVQKMNWKNVYYKFLEITISEARCLELHMEIDWIPIAHSKPTGGNVVQYLLPGGIPKSPGLYAIGYEECHEKPPSPLAEHRGPDPGSETQGELEVPSPQASLRVDMESARIIYCYLGIAEVRTLQQCLFLHFQANTKTFSKDWVGINAFLSQNCVVEPGVSPKSIYIKFVEVERDFLSAGSLVECLEKAIGYPLKFNN
- the MSANTD2 gene encoding myb/SANT-like DNA-binding domain-containing protein 2 isoform X2 encodes the protein MYVHFRNPGAGVELDTGRNRGAASQETELVRNAKYTLRRCYSRVKEHGVGKRKSSYTFEQLEQVFGQGGWDSQPCQPVLINSSGLYQELESDGSTMEEYSQEDWGNHSQDLHCYQTGEQELDEMPTTKRTLKIKQESSEDTQKRDVMQNIMQILESVQLKWELFQSWTDFSRLHLSNKLAIFGIGYNTRWKEDIRYHYAEISSQVPLGKRLREYFNSEKPEGRVIMTRVQKMNWKNVYYKFLEITISEARCLELHMEIDWIPIAHSKPTGGNVVQYLLPGGIPKSPGLYAIGYEECHEKPPSPLAEHRGPDPGSETQGELEVPSPQASLRVDMESARIIYCYLGIAEVRTLQQCLFLHFQANTKTFSKDWVGINAFLSQNCVVEPGVSPKSIYIKFVEVERDFLSAGSLVECLEKAIGYPLKFNN